The Salvelinus sp. IW2-2015 linkage group LG8, ASM291031v2, whole genome shotgun sequence genome window below encodes:
- the LOC111967528 gene encoding probable pancreatic secretory proteinase inhibitor isoform X1 yields the protein MVGKTILLVCLAVFFSAADAEDRSRLNRRPSCGDMSLTQACPLNYSPVCGNDGNTYPNECSLCVHRMETNADILIVKDGSC from the exons ATGGTTGGGAAAACTATTTTGctagtctgtctggctgtcttctTTTCTGCAG CAGACGCAGAGGACCGATCAAGACTCAACAGGAGG CCTTCCTGTGGGGATATGAGCCTAACCCAGGCGTGCCCGCTCAACTACTCCCCAGTGTGTGGCAATGATGGAAATACTTACCCCAACgagtgctctctgtgtgttcacCGGAT GGAAACCAATGCAGACATCTTGATAGTGAAAGATGGAAGTTGCTGA
- the LOC111967528 gene encoding probable pancreatic secretory proteinase inhibitor isoform X2 has product MVGKTILLVCLAVFFSADAEDRSRLNRRPSCGDMSLTQACPLNYSPVCGNDGNTYPNECSLCVHRMETNADILIVKDGSC; this is encoded by the exons ATGGTTGGGAAAACTATTTTGctagtctgtctggctgtcttctTTTCTGCAG ACGCAGAGGACCGATCAAGACTCAACAGGAGG CCTTCCTGTGGGGATATGAGCCTAACCCAGGCGTGCCCGCTCAACTACTCCCCAGTGTGTGGCAATGATGGAAATACTTACCCCAACgagtgctctctgtgtgttcacCGGAT GGAAACCAATGCAGACATCTTGATAGTGAAAGATGGAAGTTGCTGA
- the LOC111967526 gene encoding coiled-coil domain-containing protein 88B: MIPGWHRLPQPGMVDLQAFLDSEQRRRDLDVSLAQVQNALQEQRVRMLHRMGPGGRHKLPQILVLNLGQINRQVNLHPSLLSENIYIPPYGDLYTRVGRLEIDSEIISAQLDQVLCSGGKCLYRNVPSPQQDSLTPCQREDHSMTSQLIAQAVDIGQLLKERDNLERLLEESRAQQQLIEQKREAQIAALHSQLYLARSSLQETHRETLATQAELHGSKQINESLLQEVASLRRRPGAAEERASLMESDGRLLRARIAALETEREELLQQGDLATGRRRPSAFGSAWETDVEDYEKSEGLREESAAYEMREVDEEDEEERVQGKDVSVDLRLKIHEVPLSKPGLQIKEENQDGERGLGLVDRWNPWQHEPIEANQMTALVIELQQLRTACEETSSTLLVSPKDQRAREWL; this comes from the exons ATGATACCTGGCTGGCATCGACTCCCCCAACCTGGGATGGTTGACCTTCAGGCCTTCCTGGACTCTGAGCAGCGGAGGAGAGATCTGGATGTCAGTCTGGCTCAGGTCCAAAATGCCCTGCAGGAACAGAGGGTCAGAATGCTCCATAGAATGGGCCCAGGGGGCCGACATAAACTACCCCAG ATACTTGTTTTGAATCTTGGGCAGATCAATCGACAAGtaaacctccatcccagtctgtTATCAGAGAACATCTACATCCCACCATATGGTGACCTTTACACAAG AGTGGGCAGGCTAGAGATTGACTCAGAGATCATTAGCGCCCAACTGGACCAGGTTCTCTGTTCTGGGGGAAAGTGTCTCTACAGGAATGTACCCTCACCCCAACAGGACAGCTTGACTCCT TGTCAGAGGGAGGACCATAGTATGACCTCTCAGCTTATTGCTCAAGCAGTGGACATAGGACAACTTCTGAAA GAGCGAGACAACCTTGAGCGTCTGCTGGAGGAGTCCAGGGCCCAGCAGCAGCTGATAGAGCAGAAGAGGGAGGCCCAGATAGCAGCCCTTCACTCCCAGCTGTACCTGGCACGCTCCAGCCTCCAGGAGACCCACAGAGAGACACTGGCCACACAGGCAGAGCTACATGGCAGCAAGCAG ATAAATGAGTCCCTGCTACAGGAGGTGGCGTCTCTCAGACGGAGGCCCGGGGCTGCGGAGGAGCGGGCCTCCCTGATGGAGAGTGACGGACGCCTGCTCAGGGCtcgcatagcagcactggagactGAGCGGGAGGAGCTACTTCAACAAGGAGACCTTGCCACAGGGAGACGACGCCCCTCAGCCTTTGG GAGCGCTTGGGAAACGGATGTGGAAGATTACGAAAAGTCGGAGGGGTTGAGGGAGGAGAGTGCCGCATATGAGATGCGGGAAGtggatgaggaagatgaggaggagagggtacAAGGGAAGGATGTGTCTGTGGACTTAAGACTTAAGATCCATGAGGTGCCGCTCTCTAAGCCTGGCCTACAGATAAAGGAAGAGAACCAG gatggagagagggggctgGGATTGGTCGATCGCTGGAATCCATGGCAGCACGAGCCAATAGAAGCCAATCAA ATGACGGCGCTGGTCATAGAGCTGCAGCAGCTGAGAACGGCCTGTGAAGAGACCTCATCAACACTACTGGTCTCCCCCAAGGACCAGAGGGCCAGAGAGTGGCTGTAA